A window of Bradyrhizobium diazoefficiens genomic DNA:
TGACGGTGCTGCCGGCGAGCCCGAAGGATCGCATCACCCTCGATGCCGACGGTTCACTCTCCGGCCGCGCCCGCGGCGTGCCTTTTGCCAAGACGACGAGACATTTTGCGGTGCTGGCGCACGGCAAGGACGGCGTCTCGATCGCACTGGTCGATGCGGCCAAGGCGCGGATCGAATCCGGCCTTAATGTCGGCTACGACCACAGCGACACCGTGACGCTCGACAAGGTCCAGCCCGTCACGCTCAGGGCCGCGCCGAAGGGCTTTGACCAGACCATGATGATGCTGATGGGCGGCGTCGCGCGCAGCCTGCAGATCGCAGGCGCGCTGGAATCGATGCTCGACATCTCCGTGCGCTATTCCAACGAGCGCGTCGCCTTCGAGAAGAAGATCTCGAAATTCCAGGCGGTGCAGCACAATCTGGCGCGCCTCGCCGGCGAATCCGCCGCGGCCCTTGCGGCGGCGACATCGGCGGCCGACGCTATCGCGAATGCGACGAGTTTCGACGACGAGGTCTATCTCGAAGCCGCTTCGGCAAAGATCCGTTGCGCTGAGGCTGCCGAAAAAGGCGGCGCCATCGCACATCAGGTGCACGGCGCCATCGGCTTCACCATGGAGCACATCCTGCACCGCTATTCGCTGCGGGCGCTGGCCTGGCGCGACGATTTCGGTTCGGAGAGCCACTGGGCCGTCGAGCTTGGCAAGCTGGTCGCAAGCCGCGGCGCCGACGAATTGTGGCCGCTCGTGGCGTCGCGCTGATCAGGGGACGAGACAACAATGACCGCAGCCCTCCGTTTCGATCCGATCCGTCTGCCCGAAAAGTGCGAGCAACTGCGCAAGGAAGTGCGCGCCTTCCTCGCCGAGGAAATTGCCGCCGGAACGTTCGATCCGCACAAGCCGAACCGCGAAGACACTGACGTGCCGGAATTTTCCCGCAAAGTCGGCGCCAAGGGCTGGCTTGGCATGACCTGGCCGAAAAAATATGGCGGCCAGGAGCGCTCCTTCCTCGAACGTTACGTGGTGACCGAGGAGATGCGCGTCGCCAACGCGCCGACGCGGCGCTTCTTCGTCGCCGACCGCCAGAGCGGGCCGGTGCTGCTGAAATACGCGCCTGAGCACATCAAGATGGACATCCTGCCGCGGATCTGCCGCGGCGAGATCTGCTTTGCGATCGGCATGAGCGAGCCGAACTCCGGCTCCGACCTGTTCGCCGCGAAGACGCGCGCGACCAAGACCGACGGCGGCTATCTGATCAACGGCACCAAGATCTGGACCTCGTCGGCGCACATCGCCGATTACATGATCGCGATCTTCCGGACCTCGCCGCCGACCAAGGAAAACCGCCGCCACGGCCTGACCCAGTTCCTGGTCAAGATGAAGCAGCCGGGCATTAAGGTGAACCCGATTGGGCAGATCACCGGCCAGTACGAGTTCAATGAGGTCGTGTTCACCGATCACTTCATCCCGGACGATCACGTGCTCGGCGAGGTCGACGGCGCCTGGAAGCAGGCGACATCAGAGCTCGCCTATGAGCGTTCGGGGCCCGAGCGTTTCCTCGAGACCTATTACGTGCTGACCGAGCTCGTCCGCGCGGTCGGCCCCAATCCGGATACGCGGAGCGCCGAAGGCATCGGCCGCCTGGTCGCACAGCTTCATACCATGCGGCGCATGTCGGTCTCGGTGGCGGGCATGCTGCAGGCTGGCAAGGAGCCGGTGGTCGAGGCGTCCATCGTCAAGGATATCGGCACCGTCTGGGAGCAGCAGCTGCCGCACCGTGTCCGCGACCTCGCCGCTTTCGTCGAGGAGACTGCGACCAACCGCGAGACCTTGGAGCGGCAGCTCGACTTCGCCATCAAGACCGCACCGAAACTCACGATCCAGGGCGGCACCACCGAGGTGCTGCGCGGCATCATCGCCCGCGGACTTGGTTTGCGTTAGATGGGTTCGAGACCTCGGCCGCGCGCTCCGTCCACCTTCCCCGTCGGGAGAGGTCGGCGCGTAGCGCCGGGTGAGGGGTTATGGTCCCACGATAGAGCCGATCCCCTCGCCCGATTTGCTGGCGCAAATCGATCTCTCCCTGTGGGAGAGGTGGTTCTTCGCTACTGAGATACTGGAGACTAAAAATGACCACATATAAAGATATCGGGGTCGAGAAGATCGGGCATGTCGGCACCATCGAAATCCGCCGCCCGCCGCTCAACTTCTTCGACATTTCGCTGATCAACCAGATCGCGGACGCGCTGGACGAGTTCGATCGCGACATCGAGATCCGCGCTTCCGTTCTCTCGGCGCAGGGCAAGGCGTTCTGCGCCGGCGCCAATTTCCAGGATCCGGCGCGGCAGGCGCAGGAGGCGCGCGAGGCCGAGAAGACGGCAAAGGGCGATCCGGCGGACGGCCTCGGGCCGATCAACCACCTCTACATCCAGGCCGTGCGCATCTTCCGCGCCAAGAAGCCGATCGTCGCGGCCGTGCAGGGCGCCGCCATCGGCGGCGGCCTGGGGCTTGCGGTGTCCGCTGACTTCCGCGTCACCTGCCCCGAAGCGCGCTTCTCCGCGAACTTCACGAAACTCGGCTTCCATCCCGGCTTCGGCCTCACCGTGACGCTGCCCGAGCTGATCGGCAAGAACAACGCCGAGCTGATGTTCTACACCAGCCGCCGCGTCACCGGCGAAGAGGCGGTGAAGTGGGGCCTCGCCAACGAGCTGGTGCCGCAGGACCAGGTGAAGGCGGCCGCGATGAAGCTCGCCGGCGAGATCGCCGAGTGCTCACCGCTCGGTCTCGTCTCCACCCGTGCCACGATGCGCGCCGGACTCGCCGATCGCGTCATGGCCGCCACCAATCACGAGCTCGCCGAGCAGACCAGGCTGCGCGCGACGGAGGACTTCAAGGAAGGCGTGAAGGCAACGGAAGAGCGGCGCGCGGCGAATTTCAGGGGAAGGTAGCCTCAGCATTATATGCCGGGCAGTTGGGGCAATTGCTCCCGTCGTCCCCGCGAACGCGGGGACCCATAACCCCAGCGAGAAGTTGTCGCGCGAGCTGATAGCGCCGACTCTTCGCCAAACTGCTCCCTGTGGTTATGGGTCCCGGATCTGCGCGCGCCTAAGGGCGCGCTTGTCCGGGACGACAGCGGTGCTTGTGGCGTGCTACTTTCTCACTATTACCAGCGCGTCCACGATCGTCACGCCCTGCCTCTCGGCGTGCACCAGCACCGGGTTGAGCTCGATCTCTGCGATCTCTGACGCATGCCGCGCGGCCAGCATGGAAATGTCGGCAATCAACTGCGACAACGCCGGGACATCTGCTTTCACCGCTCCGCGAAACCCGTTCAGCAAGGGTGACGCCTGCAAGCCCGCCAGCATCGCGGCCGCCTCCTCAGCGCCGACCGGCGCGGGGCGGTAGACGACGTCGCGGAACAGTTCGGTGGTGATGCCGCCGAGACCGACCATTACCATGGGACCGAACGTCCCATCCAGCATCGTGCCGACGATGATCTCGACACCCCGTTTCGCCATCGGACCGATCAGCACGCCCTGAATCGCCGCCTCAGGCCTGTGCTTGCGCGCATTGTCGAGCAAGGCCTCGAATGCCAGAAACACCTCGCCCTTGGTCGTGATGTTGACGCGCACGCCGCCGACTTCGCTCTTGTGAGCGATGTCGGGCGACTGGATCTTCATCGCCAGGGGCAGGCCGACGCGCGCGACCGCCCCGTCGAGCTCGCTCTTGTCCCGCACCAGCACCTCATCCGGCAGCGTAATGCCGGCGGCGCGGAGCAACGCCTTGCTGTCGACCTCGGACAGAACCGGAGACTTCAAATGCGCAGAGAGATCGCGCGGCGGCAGCCGCGCTTCGTCCGCAGGCGGTGGCAGCTTGAAACGGGCGTAGTCGACGAGCTGCCGCATCGCGACGCCGACATGGGTGAGGCCCGAGAGCACCACCGCGCCGGATTTGGCGAGTTCACGGCGCGCAAAGTCGGACGGCACCGTA
This region includes:
- a CDS encoding acyl-CoA dehydrogenase family protein, producing MAESDNIVVETAEKIFADLGDPQTINNDKKNSWQAPLWQALSEAGLPLSWVPDDLGGSGASLADGFALLNAAGRFAVAVPLAETMLAGWLLAQAKVTSPEGEMTVLPASPKDRITLDADGSLSGRARGVPFAKTTRHFAVLAHGKDGVSIALVDAAKARIESGLNVGYDHSDTVTLDKVQPVTLRAAPKGFDQTMMMLMGGVARSLQIAGALESMLDISVRYSNERVAFEKKISKFQAVQHNLARLAGESAAALAAATSAADAIANATSFDDEVYLEAASAKIRCAEAAEKGGAIAHQVHGAIGFTMEHILHRYSLRALAWRDDFGSESHWAVELGKLVASRGADELWPLVASR
- a CDS encoding acyl-CoA dehydrogenase family protein, which codes for MTAALRFDPIRLPEKCEQLRKEVRAFLAEEIAAGTFDPHKPNREDTDVPEFSRKVGAKGWLGMTWPKKYGGQERSFLERYVVTEEMRVANAPTRRFFVADRQSGPVLLKYAPEHIKMDILPRICRGEICFAIGMSEPNSGSDLFAAKTRATKTDGGYLINGTKIWTSSAHIADYMIAIFRTSPPTKENRRHGLTQFLVKMKQPGIKVNPIGQITGQYEFNEVVFTDHFIPDDHVLGEVDGAWKQATSELAYERSGPERFLETYYVLTELVRAVGPNPDTRSAEGIGRLVAQLHTMRRMSVSVAGMLQAGKEPVVEASIVKDIGTVWEQQLPHRVRDLAAFVEETATNRETLERQLDFAIKTAPKLTIQGGTTEVLRGIIARGLGLR
- a CDS encoding enoyl-CoA hydratase/isomerase family protein encodes the protein MTTYKDIGVEKIGHVGTIEIRRPPLNFFDISLINQIADALDEFDRDIEIRASVLSAQGKAFCAGANFQDPARQAQEAREAEKTAKGDPADGLGPINHLYIQAVRIFRAKKPIVAAVQGAAIGGGLGLAVSADFRVTCPEARFSANFTKLGFHPGFGLTVTLPELIGKNNAELMFYTSRRVTGEEAVKWGLANELVPQDQVKAAAMKLAGEIAECSPLGLVSTRATMRAGLADRVMAATNHELAEQTRLRATEDFKEGVKATEERRAANFRGR